In Pseudomonadales bacterium, a single window of DNA contains:
- a CDS encoding histidinol-phosphate transaminase — protein MSYPQPKPGVLKIGRYVQGQSEIAGIENPIKLSSNESSAGPSPAAVEAYQRAGQQLNRYPDGAQTRLRRAIADVYNLDVERIICGNGSDELLALFIRAYAGEGDQVLLSENGFVMCRIHATGQGSEVVIAPERNYLIDVDALLDRVTDKTRVVIIASPNNPTGTYLPSDELKRLHEGLPKDVLFIIDGAYAEYVMRDDYEDGLALVDKFENIVVTRTFSKIYGLPSLRIGWAYCPEKVVDAVQRIRTPFNTNGPALAAAAAAVKDTVYTKQLCEQNAHWLERIASCLSELGLFVVPSVTNFYLIRFPGSQNKTAQGAAAYLQSQGIIPRPVGGEGDNHLRITVGLDHENEAVLQALTEYMQS, from the coding sequence ATGAGTTATCCGCAACCCAAACCTGGCGTATTAAAAATAGGCCGTTATGTTCAAGGACAAAGTGAAATTGCCGGTATTGAAAACCCTATAAAGTTATCCTCCAACGAATCTTCTGCTGGTCCCAGCCCCGCTGCTGTGGAGGCTTATCAACGTGCCGGGCAGCAGCTAAACCGTTATCCCGATGGGGCACAAACCCGCCTACGCCGGGCAATTGCTGACGTATATAATCTTGATGTTGAGCGGATAATCTGTGGTAATGGCTCTGATGAACTATTAGCGCTCTTTATTCGTGCCTATGCGGGTGAGGGAGATCAGGTATTATTGAGTGAAAATGGCTTTGTTATGTGCCGTATACACGCGACTGGGCAGGGTTCAGAAGTGGTAATCGCTCCCGAACGAAATTATCTTATCGACGTGGATGCGCTTTTGGACCGGGTCACCGATAAAACCCGTGTTGTCATTATTGCCAGCCCTAATAATCCTACAGGCACTTACCTGCCAAGTGACGAATTAAAGCGTTTACACGAGGGTTTGCCCAAAGATGTGCTGTTCATTATTGACGGTGCTTACGCTGAATACGTGATGCGTGACGACTATGAAGATGGATTGGCGTTAGTTGATAAGTTTGAAAATATCGTGGTCACACGTACCTTTTCAAAAATCTATGGGTTACCTTCGCTACGTATTGGCTGGGCCTATTGCCCTGAAAAAGTGGTTGATGCAGTGCAGCGTATCAGAACACCCTTTAATACCAATGGCCCGGCACTAGCTGCGGCCGCAGCTGCCGTTAAGGATACTGTCTATACCAAGCAACTCTGTGAGCAAAATGCTCACTGGTTAGAGCGTATTGCAAGTTGTCTCTCTGAACTGGGCTTATTTGTTGTGCCCAGCGTGACTAACTTCTATTTGATTCGTTTCCCCGGCAGTCAGAATAAAACTGCCCAGGGTGCAGCGGCCTATTTGCAAAGCCAAGGTATCATCCCTCGACCTGTTGGTGGAGAAGGCGATAATCATCTACGTATTACCGTAGGTTTAGATCATGAAAATGAAGCGGTCTTACAGGCACTAACTGAGTATATGCAATCATAA
- a CDS encoding nitrilase — MRKRIEPYTALIIQPEVTVAKDMADVRKNLDRVCNLIHFGVGYFWEVPVRLVVLPEYFMQGVGTPGKGESGIADQMKKAITVPGPEIDILGDIAKEYGLYICAGGVVEQVPEFPDRWFNANIIVGPTGEVILKYHKWHIPATVGLGTSPHDIFDEYCEKLGGDIKDLFPVVDTDIGKLGTMTCHDGCTPEVSRALGYNGVEVICHPGAIQEVEGVSQPWDFWMFTRRARAHDNMAYVLGSNWGSVNYEYYPKAFCPGHSFAIDYTGMVLREAPYPAEQVLAVTIDIEALRHYRSRTNHNTWVDVRTEGFKQIYENPIYPANQFPSGKPPRTLSDKIDLCKGVFDDLYGRGQFTPPAGYEPEEMSKLLQDRIDYAQKTGRLRKS, encoded by the coding sequence ATGAGAAAACGAATCGAACCATACACCGCGCTGATCATACAGCCGGAAGTTACCGTTGCGAAAGATATGGCGGACGTCAGGAAGAATCTGGATCGAGTCTGCAACCTGATCCACTTTGGCGTCGGTTATTTTTGGGAAGTACCGGTTCGTTTGGTGGTATTGCCTGAGTATTTTATGCAGGGTGTAGGTACACCGGGCAAAGGCGAAAGCGGTATCGCCGATCAAATGAAGAAAGCGATTACTGTGCCGGGTCCTGAAATTGATATTTTGGGTGATATTGCCAAAGAGTATGGGCTCTACATCTGTGCTGGCGGCGTTGTTGAGCAGGTGCCTGAATTTCCGGACCGATGGTTTAATGCCAATATCATTGTCGGCCCAACGGGAGAGGTCATTCTTAAATATCACAAATGGCACATTCCAGCGACAGTCGGGTTGGGGACTAGCCCACATGACATTTTCGACGAATACTGTGAAAAACTTGGCGGCGATATCAAAGACCTGTTCCCGGTTGTTGATACCGATATCGGCAAGCTCGGCACCATGACCTGCCATGATGGCTGTACCCCGGAAGTATCGCGCGCACTGGGTTACAACGGTGTCGAGGTGATTTGTCACCCAGGTGCAATCCAGGAGGTGGAAGGGGTGTCTCAACCCTGGGATTTCTGGATGTTTACACGGCGAGCCAGAGCGCACGACAACATGGCCTACGTGCTGGGCTCTAACTGGGGTTCCGTGAATTACGAGTATTACCCCAAAGCCTTTTGTCCGGGGCATTCCTTTGCCATCGACTACACCGGCATGGTGCTGAGGGAAGCACCCTATCCAGCAGAGCAAGTGCTGGCAGTAACCATCGATATTGAAGCGTTACGTCACTATCGCTCGCGCACCAACCACAACACCTGGGTTGATGTGCGCACGGAAGGTTTTAAACAAATTTATGAAAACCCAATCTATCCGGCAAATCAATTCCCCTCTGGCAAGCCACCGCGCACATTGTCCGACAAAATAGATCTTTGCAAAGGCGTTTTTGACGACCTCTATGGTCGCGGGCAATTTACACCGCCAGCGGGTTACGAACCGGAAGAAATGTCAAAACTGTTGCAGGATCGGATAGATTACGCCCAAAAAACCGGTCGCTTGCGCAAGAGTTAG
- a CDS encoding NAD(P)/FAD-dependent oxidoreductase, which produces MSDYDVIIAGGGHNALICASLLVKNGLKVLVAERNEWVGGGVLTRELTLPGYKHDPFGSSHVWIHLNPDFKELLPEFEKHGLKYIWSEDAITGHPNKYEGQGIVVYKSVDKTCDTIAEYSKKDAVRYKEIYEEFGEIQDGVVKGMFAPPAPPSYMYQAMENSPEGLKRLRDYQLSSRQFTLENFENEHVRAFILGWAMAPQTLPDQLGTAAGFYVMIPSIHYYGQSIPEGGSGMLSVAMQRYIEANGSKVLTNATVRKFIIEGDTCIGFRLEDGTEITAKQGVVSALDPYQTYLHGFEEGQLPNDFTKMVRNFQFGNVTIARVHYALNEAPNFKGHPDINKTAFQRIFGNVADIDRQYSEMAQGLAPSDPFLWTAAWSTMDPTRAPEGKHTLIMDTFVPVDLTSGENWEEIAPSYIRNTLLKQLRNYTTNMSDDNILGEYVESGPSLARANLCFYKGVTTGGERTLAQMGSFRPFPNYSDYRGPFKNLYMTGPSCHPGGGICGMGTIAANEILADMGLKDEDDKFDF; this is translated from the coding sequence ATGTCTGATTATGACGTGATTATTGCAGGAGGAGGGCACAACGCCCTAATTTGCGCCTCTCTGCTAGTAAAAAATGGCCTAAAAGTACTGGTCGCCGAGCGCAATGAATGGGTCGGTGGCGGCGTATTAACCCGCGAACTGACTTTGCCCGGCTATAAGCATGACCCCTTCGGATCATCCCATGTCTGGATTCATCTCAACCCTGATTTTAAAGAGCTTTTACCCGAATTTGAAAAGCATGGCCTCAAGTATATCTGGTCAGAGGATGCGATTACTGGTCACCCAAATAAGTACGAAGGTCAGGGTATTGTTGTTTACAAAAGCGTCGACAAAACCTGTGACACCATCGCTGAATACTCGAAAAAAGATGCCGTTCGTTATAAAGAGATTTACGAAGAATTTGGAGAGATTCAGGATGGTGTGGTTAAGGGCATGTTCGCCCCACCAGCACCGCCAAGCTATATGTACCAGGCTATGGAAAACAGCCCGGAAGGTTTGAAACGATTACGTGATTACCAGTTGAGCTCACGTCAATTTACCTTGGAAAATTTTGAAAACGAGCATGTGCGTGCCTTTATTTTAGGCTGGGCCATGGCTCCGCAAACCCTGCCTGATCAGCTCGGTACGGCGGCTGGCTTCTACGTCATGATTCCCAGTATTCACTATTACGGGCAATCTATTCCAGAGGGTGGTAGTGGCATGCTTTCAGTGGCAATGCAGCGTTATATAGAAGCCAATGGCAGTAAGGTTTTAACCAATGCAACCGTCCGTAAATTCATTATTGAAGGTGATACCTGTATCGGTTTTCGGCTGGAGGATGGCACGGAAATTACCGCTAAGCAGGGTGTGGTGAGTGCCCTCGACCCCTATCAAACCTATTTACATGGCTTCGAGGAAGGGCAGCTTCCCAATGATTTCACTAAGATGGTGAGGAACTTTCAGTTCGGTAATGTCACCATTGCTCGAGTGCATTATGCGTTAAATGAAGCCCCGAATTTTAAAGGCCATCCCGATATCAACAAAACCGCATTTCAGCGTATTTTTGGCAATGTTGCGGATATTGATCGGCAGTACAGTGAAATGGCCCAAGGTCTGGCACCTTCCGACCCTTTTTTGTGGACGGCAGCATGGAGCACCATGGATCCAACACGCGCCCCTGAGGGAAAACATACTTTAATTATGGATACTTTCGTGCCGGTTGACCTTACCAGCGGAGAAAATTGGGAAGAAATCGCACCGAGTTATATACGTAACACTTTATTGAAACAATTGCGCAATTACACCACTAATATGAGTGATGACAATATTCTTGGCGAATACGTTGAAAGTGGGCCCAGCCTAGCACGCGCCAACCTGTGTTTTTATAAAGGCGTCACTACCGGCGGTGAACGTACCTTGGCACAAATGGGCTCTTTCCGGCCATTCCCTAACTATTCCGATTACCGCGGCCCTTTTAAAAATCTTTATATGACCGGTCCGTCCTGTCATCCCGGTGGTGGTATCTGCGGCATGGGTACCATTGCCGCCAATGAGATTTTAGCGGACATGGGTTTGAAGGATGAAGACGATAAATTTGATTTTTAG
- a CDS encoding D-galactonate dehydratase family protein has translation MKIVDAKVILTCPGRNFITLKILTDEGLYGIGDATLNGRELAVASYLKDHVIPCLLGRDARQIEDIWQYLYRGCYWRKGPVTMSAIAAVDTALWDIKAKAANMPLYQLLGGKSRDGVMVYGHANGVDIGETTEEVSKYIELGYKAIRAQTGVPGLGSTYGVSQDKMYYEPADGALPTENIWSTEKYLDHVPKLFSRLREEFGYEPHLLHDVHHRLTPIEAARLGKSLEEYRLFWLEDATPAENQEAFRLIRQHTMTPLAVGEIFNTIWDCKNLIQEQLIDYIRTTVVHAGGITHLRRIADFASLYQVRTGCHGATDLSPICMGAALHFDTWVPNFGIQEYMRHTEQTDEVFPHCYSFKDGYLYPGESVGHGVDINEELAAKYPYQRAYLPVNRLMDGTMWNW, from the coding sequence GTGAAAATCGTAGATGCAAAAGTTATATTGACCTGCCCCGGTCGCAACTTTATTACCTTAAAAATTCTTACCGATGAAGGCTTGTACGGCATTGGCGATGCAACGCTAAATGGACGTGAGCTGGCTGTTGCCTCCTACCTTAAGGATCACGTTATTCCCTGTCTGCTAGGCAGAGATGCAAGGCAGATAGAAGATATCTGGCAGTATTTATATCGCGGCTGCTATTGGCGTAAAGGCCCAGTTACCATGAGCGCAATCGCTGCCGTGGATACGGCTCTTTGGGATATTAAAGCCAAGGCAGCCAACATGCCCCTATATCAGTTGTTAGGTGGCAAAAGTCGAGACGGCGTTATGGTGTACGGCCATGCTAATGGCGTTGATATAGGAGAAACCACTGAAGAGGTGAGCAAGTATATTGAGTTGGGGTATAAGGCTATCCGGGCCCAAACGGGGGTGCCTGGTTTGGGATCCACTTATGGCGTCTCACAGGACAAAATGTACTATGAGCCAGCAGATGGAGCGCTACCAACGGAAAATATCTGGTCTACCGAAAAATACCTAGATCATGTGCCCAAACTGTTTAGTCGATTAAGAGAGGAGTTTGGGTATGAGCCGCATTTACTACACGATGTTCATCATCGTTTAACGCCGATCGAAGCCGCTCGGCTGGGTAAATCTCTCGAGGAATATCGCCTGTTCTGGCTAGAGGATGCCACACCAGCCGAAAATCAGGAAGCTTTTCGTCTCATCAGACAGCACACGATGACGCCTTTAGCGGTTGGGGAAATCTTCAATACGATCTGGGATTGTAAAAACCTAATTCAGGAACAGTTAATTGACTATATCCGCACTACGGTAGTTCATGCCGGTGGTATCACCCATCTCAGGCGGATTGCAGATTTCGCTTCGTTATATCAAGTGCGCACCGGCTGTCATGGCGCCACCGACCTATCACCGATTTGCATGGGGGCCGCATTACACTTTGATACCTGGGTACCCAATTTCGGCATTCAGGAATACATGCGTCACACCGAGCAAACGGATGAGGTATTTCCTCATTGCTACAGCTTTAAAGACGGTTATCTATACCCAGGTGAATCAGTAGGGCATGGCGTCGATATTAACGAAGAGTTGGCCGCAAAATACCCTTACCAACGCGCATACCTGCCAGTGAACCGTTTAATGGACGGCACCATGTGGAATTGGTAA
- a CDS encoding FadR family transcriptional regulator: protein MQTQPKPNSRRQVPYVVQSLGKQIISGDYDSGDTLPIEPELAAILGVGRNALREAVKVLAGKGLLSTAPRSGTKVRPREDWNMLDPDVLSWYASCKINSPKFILDLTEMRRIIEPEAAELAAMRAERHDISQIMSAYESMEKSVKENNFEDYMAADIGFHDAILMATHNAVLANMRNAITAFLKINFSVVAHHPSAASDNLERHRKIAWAIAASDAKKARTVTLELLDQNRTIIEDEIAKQPED, encoded by the coding sequence ATGCAGACACAACCAAAACCCAATTCACGCCGACAGGTGCCCTATGTCGTACAGAGTCTGGGTAAGCAAATTATTTCTGGAGACTATGATTCGGGCGATACTCTCCCCATTGAGCCAGAGCTTGCGGCCATACTCGGTGTTGGTCGAAATGCATTGCGCGAAGCGGTTAAAGTGCTTGCTGGCAAAGGTCTTCTGTCAACCGCACCAAGAAGTGGCACTAAAGTCAGACCTCGGGAAGACTGGAACATGCTTGATCCTGATGTATTGTCCTGGTACGCAAGTTGTAAAATCAATTCACCAAAATTCATACTGGATCTTACGGAAATGCGCCGCATTATCGAACCTGAAGCAGCTGAATTGGCTGCCATGCGTGCAGAACGGCACGATATATCGCAAATCATGTCCGCCTACGAAAGTATGGAAAAGAGCGTTAAAGAAAACAACTTTGAAGATTACATGGCTGCCGATATCGGCTTCCACGATGCCATATTAATGGCAACGCATAATGCAGTTTTAGCTAATATGAGAAATGCCATTACGGCTTTTTTAAAGATTAACTTCAGCGTGGTAGCCCACCACCCTTCCGCCGCATCAGACAACCTAGAACGGCATCGCAAAATTGCCTGGGCGATTGCCGCCAGTGATGCCAAAAAAGCACGCACCGTTACGCTTGAGTTATTGGATCAAAATCGTACGATTATTGAAGATGAAATCGCTAAGCAGCCTGAGGATTGA
- a CDS encoding Gfo/Idh/MocA family oxidoreductase, with the protein MISDNNIRWGILGTGGMAHNFAEALMEVEDAQLIAIASRSQSSAEQFGDQFSIPLRYAGYEKLITGNEVEVVYIATPHSQHKDLSIRCLQAGKAVLCEKPFTLNLQQAQEVISLANEKKLFLMEAMWTRCLPAITKLNELLSQQVIGDVQIMLAGGAYMPDFDEDYYLFNPDLGGGILLDAGVYLVSMASMIFGPPTKILAAGELGKTGVDEHDGVLLTHAKGEIANLYVSHRAKASPDLTLLGNKGKIYLHPPVFCPSKITVSEEGKADKVFDFAETGSGYRHEIIEVNRCLRQGKIESDLMPLNESLTIMRTMDEIRRQIGLRYPGETA; encoded by the coding sequence ATGATTTCAGACAACAACATTCGCTGGGGTATTTTGGGTACAGGCGGCATGGCTCACAATTTTGCGGAGGCGCTAATGGAAGTTGAAGATGCTCAGCTCATCGCTATCGCATCGCGCTCGCAAAGCTCTGCTGAACAGTTCGGCGACCAGTTCAGCATTCCGCTGCGCTATGCCGGCTACGAAAAACTGATTACGGGAAATGAAGTGGAAGTGGTTTATATCGCCACGCCACATTCGCAGCACAAAGATCTGAGTATCCGTTGTCTGCAAGCAGGCAAAGCGGTTTTGTGTGAGAAGCCATTTACGCTTAATCTGCAGCAGGCGCAGGAAGTCATATCTCTGGCAAATGAAAAAAAACTTTTTCTCATGGAAGCGATGTGGACGCGTTGCTTACCTGCCATAACGAAACTAAATGAACTGTTGTCGCAGCAAGTTATCGGGGATGTGCAAATCATGCTGGCGGGTGGCGCCTATATGCCGGATTTTGATGAGGATTACTATCTATTCAATCCTGATCTAGGCGGTGGAATATTGTTAGATGCTGGTGTTTATTTAGTCTCCATGGCTTCGATGATTTTTGGGCCGCCTACAAAAATTCTGGCCGCCGGAGAACTCGGGAAAACCGGTGTGGACGAGCATGATGGAGTCCTGCTGACGCATGCAAAAGGAGAGATTGCTAACCTCTATGTTTCTCATCGCGCGAAAGCATCACCTGATTTAACCTTACTTGGCAACAAAGGAAAAATATACCTTCATCCTCCTGTTTTTTGTCCTTCAAAGATAACTGTCAGTGAAGAAGGCAAGGCGGACAAGGTGTTTGATTTTGCAGAAACGGGTAGTGGTTATCGTCATGAGATTATTGAAGTTAACCGATGTTTGAGGCAGGGGAAAATTGAAAGTGATTTAATGCCCCTTAACGAAAGCTTAACGATCATGCGGACCATGGATGAAATTCGCAGGCAGATTGGGCTTCGGTATCCTGGTGAGACAGCGTAA
- a CDS encoding SDR family oxidoreductase gives MALTEVSEQQVAIITGAGSGIGRACALRFAKAGYQVLVADLDEAAAKDSCREITSLGGTAISHVTDVTSWQSCESMAERALSEWRQIDALVANAGVQIGGSLLDSKEADWDKILGVNLKGVAYCCKAVLPSMIRQGSGAIVINSSINALVGTAGMAIYDMSKAGVLALARSLAVAHGLQGVRVNAVCPGNTITDFHINNMAKRGITVDQLREMTQGYALLGRAAEPMEIANAIHFLASDEASFITGQAICVDGGFSVTGRG, from the coding sequence ATGGCACTCACTGAAGTGAGCGAGCAACAAGTTGCGATAATAACAGGTGCAGGGTCGGGTATTGGCAGGGCCTGTGCTTTACGTTTTGCTAAAGCAGGGTATCAGGTTCTGGTTGCTGATTTAGATGAAGCGGCAGCAAAAGATAGTTGCCGTGAAATCACCTCACTAGGCGGCACAGCGATCAGTCATGTAACTGACGTGACAAGTTGGCAAAGCTGTGAGTCTATGGCTGAGCGGGCGCTTTCCGAGTGGCGACAAATTGATGCGTTAGTTGCCAATGCCGGTGTCCAAATAGGCGGCAGTTTGCTTGATTCAAAGGAGGCCGACTGGGACAAAATTCTGGGGGTAAACCTCAAAGGCGTGGCTTATTGCTGTAAGGCCGTGCTGCCGAGCATGATTCGGCAAGGCAGCGGTGCCATCGTCATAAACTCCTCGATTAATGCTTTGGTTGGTACGGCGGGAATGGCTATCTACGATATGAGTAAAGCAGGAGTGCTGGCTTTGGCTCGTAGCCTCGCCGTAGCGCATGGCCTCCAGGGAGTGAGAGTCAACGCCGTATGCCCAGGAAACACCATCACAGATTTTCATATCAATAATATGGCGAAACGGGGGATTACAGTTGACCAGCTACGTGAAATGACCCAGGGGTATGCGCTGCTTGGGCGCGCGGCGGAACCTATGGAAATTGCGAATGCGATCCATTTTCTGGCCAGCGACGAAGCCTCTTTTATTACCGGCCAAGCAATTTGTGTCGATGGCGGTTTTTCGGTAACAGGTAGAGGTTAA
- a CDS encoding zinc-binding alcohol dehydrogenase: protein MPKRIIFPQKGQVVLEDFSLPPMGAGDIRVRTLYSLMSIGTENIILQQKYAPDTHFAKMFSFPQLKTGVQAVAEVQAVGEDVSDFQPGDHIYMRKAHGSHQVVPAANCSLIPEGVDLKSACWAGLAKTAFRAAWAGRFELGQQLLIIGAGPVGQMAVRWAAVSGVEMIAVVDLCEERLKHAENGGATRLFKGQVSQMLEEIRALNGGNGPSLVVDVTGNAEVFKQALAATGRFGKVILLGDSGYPAEQCLSSDVMVKGLTIQATHDSHDRDGWTQRRVDELFFNLVRRNQFSLSSLITHEFLPIDCEQAYDLANRHRDQTMGILFDWHQANYV from the coding sequence ATGCCAAAACGTATTATCTTTCCGCAGAAAGGACAGGTTGTTTTAGAGGACTTTAGTTTGCCGCCGATGGGGGCAGGAGATATCCGAGTTCGCACTCTCTATAGTCTGATGAGCATCGGCACCGAGAACATCATCCTTCAGCAAAAATATGCGCCAGACACACACTTTGCAAAAATGTTCTCTTTCCCACAGCTAAAGACGGGGGTTCAGGCAGTTGCTGAAGTACAGGCGGTTGGCGAAGATGTCTCGGATTTTCAGCCGGGTGACCATATTTATATGCGCAAGGCACACGGCTCTCACCAAGTGGTTCCTGCCGCCAATTGTTCTCTGATACCAGAAGGCGTTGATCTTAAATCCGCCTGTTGGGCGGGGTTGGCGAAAACGGCATTTCGCGCTGCATGGGCCGGTCGCTTCGAGCTTGGTCAACAGCTTTTGATTATTGGCGCTGGGCCTGTAGGGCAGATGGCCGTGCGCTGGGCGGCTGTATCCGGGGTGGAAATGATTGCTGTGGTTGATCTTTGTGAGGAACGGTTAAAGCATGCGGAAAATGGTGGTGCAACACGGTTGTTTAAAGGGCAAGTATCACAGATGCTTGAAGAGATAAGAGCATTGAATGGTGGTAACGGCCCATCTCTGGTGGTCGATGTCACTGGGAATGCCGAGGTATTTAAGCAGGCGTTAGCGGCAACCGGGCGCTTTGGCAAGGTGATCCTATTAGGGGACAGTGGCTATCCGGCCGAGCAATGTTTGAGTTCGGATGTCATGGTGAAAGGGCTAACCATTCAGGCGACCCATGATAGTCATGACCGCGATGGCTGGACTCAGCGGCGTGTCGATGAGTTGTTTTTTAATTTAGTGCGGCGCAATCAATTCTCCTTATCCAGTTTAATAACACATGAGTTTCTACCGATAGATTGTGAGCAAGCCTACGATCTGGCGAACCGGCACAGAGATCAGACAATGGGGATTTTGTTTGATTGGCATCAGGCGAACTATGTCTAA
- a CDS encoding VOC family protein yields the protein MVVRLAHLCIESNNLEATETFYGYLGIKRQFEFRNKQNELIGMYLNFGNDTYFEIIKVKKPREEGIIRHFAIEVEDVAAVRETLLKQGVKVTEKRLGGDNAWMVTCHDPNGIFIEFHEYTENSMQKVGGTCIIDYHP from the coding sequence ATGGTAGTGCGACTAGCTCACCTGTGTATTGAGTCGAATAATTTGGAAGCCACCGAAACATTTTATGGATATCTTGGGATAAAGCGTCAGTTTGAATTCCGCAATAAACAAAATGAACTGATCGGTATGTATTTGAACTTTGGTAACGATACCTACTTTGAAATTATCAAGGTGAAAAAGCCGAGAGAAGAAGGGATTATCCGGCATTTTGCAATAGAGGTTGAGGATGTGGCGGCTGTGCGCGAAACCCTTCTAAAGCAGGGTGTAAAGGTAACTGAAAAGCGTCTCGGCGGTGATAATGCCTGGATGGTAACCTGCCACGACCCCAACGGTATATTTATCGAGTTCCATGAATACACTGAAAACAGTATGCAGAAAGTTGGTGGTACTTGCATTATTGATTATCACCCATAA
- a CDS encoding SDR family oxidoreductase, translating into MATILITGGNSGLGLASTLAFARNGDQVYATVRDPNKAAALRQISDQEQLHIQIKTLDVTQPATFAALVQSIVEKTGGIDVLVNNAGILRAGALEDLSEDAIREVMETNFFGPMLLTRQVLPQMRKQRSGYIIMISSLSGVAGLAGDVAYTGSKFALEGATEALRHEIDRWGIKVALVEGGLYATNIFSPNLSQNALLPEGYPQNSPYRPLIESKLKGVQERIADALEPSIVGDLLVKIANSDGSQLRWPADDVAKMVIGAVFGHSDADRDMFLRGAANADWWSEGKNSPTE; encoded by the coding sequence ATGGCGACAATATTAATTACTGGTGGTAACAGCGGGTTGGGGCTGGCGAGTACCCTTGCATTTGCACGTAATGGTGACCAGGTCTATGCCACCGTACGCGACCCAAACAAAGCAGCAGCGCTTCGACAAATCTCCGATCAAGAACAACTGCATATTCAAATTAAAACATTGGATGTCACACAACCAGCTACTTTCGCAGCGTTAGTCCAAAGTATCGTTGAAAAAACTGGGGGTATTGATGTGTTGGTTAATAACGCCGGTATTCTGCGGGCTGGTGCGCTTGAAGACCTTTCTGAAGATGCAATCCGGGAAGTCATGGAGACGAATTTTTTTGGACCAATGCTGTTAACCCGACAGGTATTGCCACAAATGCGCAAGCAACGCAGTGGTTACATTATCATGATCAGTTCCCTGTCCGGTGTTGCAGGGCTAGCCGGCGACGTTGCTTATACGGGCAGCAAATTTGCGTTAGAGGGAGCGACAGAGGCTTTGCGTCACGAGATAGACCGCTGGGGAATTAAAGTGGCGTTGGTAGAGGGTGGCTTATATGCAACCAATATCTTTAGCCCCAATTTATCTCAAAATGCGCTGTTGCCTGAGGGGTACCCACAAAACTCGCCTTACCGACCTTTAATAGAATCCAAATTAAAAGGGGTCCAGGAACGGATTGCTGATGCTTTGGAGCCAAGTATCGTCGGGGATTTGTTGGTAAAAATCGCCAACTCTGATGGTAGTCAGTTACGCTGGCCAGCGGATGATGTGGCAAAAATGGTGATTGGCGCAGTATTTGGCCATAGCGATGCGGATAGGGATATGTTTTTACGTGGCGCGGCCAATGCTGATTGGTGGAGCGAAGGTAAAAACAGCCCTACCGAGTAG